The Medicago truncatula cultivar Jemalong A17 chromosome 4, MtrunA17r5.0-ANR, whole genome shotgun sequence genome includes a region encoding these proteins:
- the LOC11443134 gene encoding sucrose transport protein SUC8: MEHTDLSTNNGCNRISSLQVEEEEAADQKPCPLRKMIVVASIAAGIQFGWALQLSLLTPYIQLLGVPHKWAANIWLCGPISGMIVQPIVGYYSDRSHSRFGRRRPFIFSGSLAVAIAVFFIGYAADLGYSMGDDLSKKTRPRAVVIFILGFWVLDVANNMLQGPCRAFLGDLAAGDHRRMRMGNAMFSFFMAVGNILGYAAGSFSKLYHMFPFTQTKACDVFCANLKTCFFLSIFLLALVSSFALYYVEDIPLQSKPQSQSKDDVGCFGELLSAFSGLKKPMWMLMIVTAINWVAWFPFFLFDTDWMGREVYGGNVGDNTYAAGVRAGALGLMINAFVLAIMSLGVEPLGRFIGGAKRLWGIVNIILAIALAMTVVITKAAEHERRVSPGGTTLPSGHVKAAAFSFFGVLGIPLAINFSVPFALASIYSTSSGAGQGLSLGVLNIAIVVPQMIVSSLSGPWDALFGGGNLPAFVVDAVAAVISAVLAVIILPTPKSVDTAKPSIATSGGHH; this comes from the exons ATGGAGCACACTGATCTTTCCACCAATAATGGATGTAACAGAATTTCATCCCTTCAAGTTGAGGAGGAGGAGGCTGCAGATCAGAAGCCATGCCCTCTCCGTAAGATGATTGTTGTGGCATCCATTGCCGCCGGCATACAATTTGGGTGGGCCCTACAGCTCTCCCTTCTCACACCATACATTCAGCTTCTAGGTGTACCTCACAAGTGGGCTGCCAACATCTGGCTATGTGGTCCCATATCAGGCATGATCGTCCAGCCAATCGTTGGATACTACAGTGACCGAAGTCATTCTCGTTTTGGTCGCCGCCGCCCTTTCATCTTCTCTGGTTCACTAGCCGTCGCCATAGCTGTCTTCTTCATCGGCTACGCTGCAGATCTTGGCTACTCCATGGGTGATGACCTGTCGAAGAAAACACGTCCCCGTGCTGTTGTCATATTTATCTTAGGTTTTTGGGTACTAGATGTCGCCAACAATATGCTTCAAGGACCCTGTCGTGCCTTCCTTGGTGACCTTGCTGCCGGTGATCACCGTAGAATGAGAATGGGCAATGCCATGTTCTCTTTCTTCATGGCCGTGGGAAATATCCTTGGTTATGCCGCCGGCTCTTTCAGCAAACTCTATCACATGTTTCCTTTCACCCAAACTAAAGCTTGCGATGTCTTTTGCGCTAATCTCAAAACATGTTTCTTCTTATCAATATTCCTTCTCGCTCTCGTTTCTTCCTTTGCTCTATATTACGTTGAAGACATTCCGCTCCAATCAAAACCACAATCACAATCAAAG GATGACGTCGGCTGCTTCGGGGAGTTGTTAAGTGCTTTTAGTGGATTAAAGAAACCAATGTGGATGCTAATGATAGTAACCGCTATAAATTGGGTAGCATGGTTCCCATTTTTCTTGTTCGATACTGATTGGATGGGTCGTGAAGTGTATGGTGGCAATGTTGGAGATAATACCTATGCCGCTGGTGTGCGCGCGGGAGCGTTGGGACTAATGATTAATGCATTTGTGCTTGCTATAATGTCGTTGGGGGTTGAACCGTTGGGGCGTTTCATTGGCGGAGCTAAGAGGCTATGGGGGATTGTGAATATTATTCTGGCTATTGCACTTGCTATGACGGTTGTTATCACCAAGGCAGCGGAACATGAACGCCGTGTCAGCCCCGGTGGAACAACACTGCCTTCTGGCCATGTTAAGGCTGCTGCATTCAGTTTCTTCGGCGTCCTTGGAATTCCCCTTGcg ATTAATTTCAGTGTTCCGTTTGCTTTAGCATCTATTTACTCCACCTCATCTGGGGCCGGGCAAG GTTTATCTTTGGGAGTCCTCAATATTGCAATCGTCGTTCCACAG ATGATAGTATCGTCATTAAGTGGACCGTGGGATGCTTTGTTTGGTGGTGGCAACTTGCCGGCGTTTGTGGTCGATGCTGTGGCCGCAGTCATCAGCGCTGTATTGGCGGTAATTATTCTTCCTACTCCAAAGTCTGTTGATACTGCCAAGCCATCGATTGCCACCTCTGGTGGCCATCATTGA
- the LOC11442697 gene encoding tobamovirus multiplication protein 1 isoform X2 yields MRNLVQLSSMEEDIAATTSWQSSIFYFISSAYAVFQLVRIQLRVPEYGWTTQKIFHLMNFILNGVRALVFGLHTLLFLFHPKVFVLVLLDLPGLLFFSTYTLLVLFWAEIYHQARSLPTDMLKIIYISINAALYIIQICIWIYLWTDDNSVVEFFGKIFIGGVSFVAALGFLLYGGRLFCMLRHFPIESKGRRKKLHEVGSITAICFTCFLIRCVMGFLSAFDSDTSLDVLDHPILDLVYYMLVEVLPSALVLYILRKLPPRRISAQYHAIH; encoded by the exons ATGAGGAACTTGGTGCAACTAAGCAGCATGGAGGAGGATATTGCTGCAACTACTTCTTGGCAATCCTCTATTTTCTACTTCATCTCTTCCGCTTATGCCGTC TTTCAATTGGTTAGAATTCAACTTAGAGTACCTGAATATGGATGGACTACGCAGAAAATCTTTCATCTCATGAATTTCATTCTCAACGGAG TGCGTGCTCTGGTTTTCGGATTGCACAccctactttttctttttcatcctaag GTCTTCGTTTTAGTGCTATTAGATCTTCCAGGACTACTCTTTTTCTCAACATATACTCTTCTAGTCCTTTTTTGGGCTGAAATTTATCATCAG GCAAGGAGTTTACCAACTGATATGCTCAAGATAATTTATATTTCAATAAATGCTGCCTTGTATATTATCCAG ATTTGTATTTGGATATACCTCTGGACAGACGACAACAGCGTTGTGGAGTTCTTTGGAAAGATATTTATCGGAG GTGTGTCATTTGTGGCTGCACTAGGCTTTTTACTATATGGAGGAAG ATTATTTTGCATGCTGAGGCATTTCCCAATTGAATCTAAAGGGAGAAGGAAGAAACTTCATGAG GTCGGATCTATTACAGCTATCTGTTTCACCTGTTTTCTAATACGATGTGTTATG GGTTTTTTGTCGGCATTTGATTCAGACACATCTCTTGATGTTTTGGATCATCCTATTTTAGACTTGGTTTACTACATG CTGGTTGAGGTCCTGCCTTCAGCTTTAGTGCTCTACATCCTGCGCAAATTGCCTCCGAGGAGGATATCAGCACAATATCACGCTATTCACTAG
- the LOC11442697 gene encoding tobamovirus multiplication protein 1 isoform X1 has translation MRNLVQLSSMEEDIAATTSWQSSIFYFISSAYAVVSFVALFQLVRIQLRVPEYGWTTQKIFHLMNFILNGVRALVFGLHTLLFLFHPKVFVLVLLDLPGLLFFSTYTLLVLFWAEIYHQARSLPTDMLKIIYISINAALYIIQICIWIYLWTDDNSVVEFFGKIFIGGVSFVAALGFLLYGGRLFCMLRHFPIESKGRRKKLHEVGSITAICFTCFLIRCVMGFLSAFDSDTSLDVLDHPILDLVYYMLVEVLPSALVLYILRKLPPRRISAQYHAIH, from the exons ATGAGGAACTTGGTGCAACTAAGCAGCATGGAGGAGGATATTGCTGCAACTACTTCTTGGCAATCCTCTATTTTCTACTTCATCTCTTCCGCTTATGCCGTCGTCTCTTTTGTTGCTCTC TTTCAATTGGTTAGAATTCAACTTAGAGTACCTGAATATGGATGGACTACGCAGAAAATCTTTCATCTCATGAATTTCATTCTCAACGGAG TGCGTGCTCTGGTTTTCGGATTGCACAccctactttttctttttcatcctaag GTCTTCGTTTTAGTGCTATTAGATCTTCCAGGACTACTCTTTTTCTCAACATATACTCTTCTAGTCCTTTTTTGGGCTGAAATTTATCATCAG GCAAGGAGTTTACCAACTGATATGCTCAAGATAATTTATATTTCAATAAATGCTGCCTTGTATATTATCCAG ATTTGTATTTGGATATACCTCTGGACAGACGACAACAGCGTTGTGGAGTTCTTTGGAAAGATATTTATCGGAG GTGTGTCATTTGTGGCTGCACTAGGCTTTTTACTATATGGAGGAAG ATTATTTTGCATGCTGAGGCATTTCCCAATTGAATCTAAAGGGAGAAGGAAGAAACTTCATGAG GTCGGATCTATTACAGCTATCTGTTTCACCTGTTTTCTAATACGATGTGTTATG GGTTTTTTGTCGGCATTTGATTCAGACACATCTCTTGATGTTTTGGATCATCCTATTTTAGACTTGGTTTACTACATG CTGGTTGAGGTCCTGCCTTCAGCTTTAGTGCTCTACATCCTGCGCAAATTGCCTCCGAGGAGGATATCAGCACAATATCACGCTATTCACTAG
- the LOC11442697 gene encoding tobamovirus multiplication protein 1 isoform X3 has product MNFILNGVRALVFGLHTLLFLFHPKVFVLVLLDLPGLLFFSTYTLLVLFWAEIYHQARSLPTDMLKIIYISINAALYIIQICIWIYLWTDDNSVVEFFGKIFIGGVSFVAALGFLLYGGRLFCMLRHFPIESKGRRKKLHEVGSITAICFTCFLIRCVMGFLSAFDSDTSLDVLDHPILDLVYYMLVEVLPSALVLYILRKLPPRRISAQYHAIH; this is encoded by the exons ATGAATTTCATTCTCAACGGAG TGCGTGCTCTGGTTTTCGGATTGCACAccctactttttctttttcatcctaag GTCTTCGTTTTAGTGCTATTAGATCTTCCAGGACTACTCTTTTTCTCAACATATACTCTTCTAGTCCTTTTTTGGGCTGAAATTTATCATCAG GCAAGGAGTTTACCAACTGATATGCTCAAGATAATTTATATTTCAATAAATGCTGCCTTGTATATTATCCAG ATTTGTATTTGGATATACCTCTGGACAGACGACAACAGCGTTGTGGAGTTCTTTGGAAAGATATTTATCGGAG GTGTGTCATTTGTGGCTGCACTAGGCTTTTTACTATATGGAGGAAG ATTATTTTGCATGCTGAGGCATTTCCCAATTGAATCTAAAGGGAGAAGGAAGAAACTTCATGAG GTCGGATCTATTACAGCTATCTGTTTCACCTGTTTTCTAATACGATGTGTTATG GGTTTTTTGTCGGCATTTGATTCAGACACATCTCTTGATGTTTTGGATCATCCTATTTTAGACTTGGTTTACTACATG CTGGTTGAGGTCCTGCCTTCAGCTTTAGTGCTCTACATCCTGCGCAAATTGCCTCCGAGGAGGATATCAGCACAATATCACGCTATTCACTAG